A single region of the Rhipicephalus microplus isolate Deutch F79 chromosome 10, USDA_Rmic, whole genome shotgun sequence genome encodes:
- the LOC142774760 gene encoding uncharacterized protein LOC142774760 codes for MPSGGPSYGSYCCVSWCFNNGRTHKKPGTSFFRIPRDGRMKAWMQYAGRDDLLSKPASPLYATYRVCSDHFTAQSFIDPGHTRLTRMAVPSVQPAAPCSLSIASSSDCDMAAKAALQGPAVEASKSGSHTLRCPDEQGGSSLVAGEKKFCWLRLAGENLNQSFSCHKRNLCDRPLARLFRQHCPRH; via the exons atgccgtccggcggtccaagctacggcagctactgctgtgtatcgtggtgcttcaacaatggcagaacccacaagaagcctgggacgagtttcttccgcataccacgggacggcag gatgaaagcatggatgcagtatgctggacgcgatgatctcctgagtaagccggccagcccattgtacgcaacgtacagggtttgtagcgaccattttactgctcaaagtttcatagaccctgggcacacaaggcttacaagaatggctgttcccagtgtgcaaccagctgcaccat gttctctgagcatcgcttcaagtagtgactgtgacatggctgcaaaAGCTGcgctgcaag gacctgcggtagaggcttcaaaaagcggctcgcacacattgaggtgccccgatgaacagg gtggcagctcccttgtagctggtgaaaaaaaattctgctggcttcgtcttgccggagaaaaccttaaccagtcgttcagctgtcacaaaaggaacttgtgtgaccg gccgctcgcaagattgttccgacagcactgtccgaggcactga